Proteins from a genomic interval of Trifolium pratense cultivar HEN17-A07 linkage group LG6, ARS_RC_1.1, whole genome shotgun sequence:
- the LOC123888702 gene encoding auxin-binding protein ABP19a-like, giving the protein MKIVHILFLFTFISFTICHASVNDFCVADLKAPITNSGYPCKPVKSVTSDDFVFHGLVAGSTNNSFKLGVTAASVTNFPALNGLGVSTIRVDIEEGGFAPMHTHPDATELIISIQGEATVGFVTPTGVYTKVLKSGDLFVIPPGLLHFVVNSGKGKAMGYAAFSSENPSTQITDLLLFGNNLPSDLVAKTTLLDLAQVKKLKAQFGGSG; this is encoded by the coding sequence ATGAAGATTGTTCACATTCTCTTCCTCTTCACTTTTATCTCATTCACTATTTGCCATGCTTCAGTAAATGATTTTTGTGTTGCAGATTTAAAGGCTCCAATCACCAATTCAGGCTATCCTTGCAAACCCGTTAAAAGTGTCACATCGGACGATTTCGTCTTCCATGGCCTTGTAGCCGGAAGCACAAACAACTCTTTCAAACTTGGTGTGACCGCTGCAAGTGTCACAAATTTTCCCGCCCTTAACGGACTTGGAGTTTCCACGATACGTGTAGACATAGAAGAAGGTGGGTTTGCTCCAATGCATACTCATCCTGATGCTACCGAGTTAATTATATCGATTCAAGGTGAAGCTACCGTTGGATTTGTAACACCTACCGGAGTTTATACCAAGGTGCTTAAATCGGGTGATCTTTTTGTTATTCCACCGGGGTTGTTGCATTTTGTCGTTAATTCGGGAAAGGGAAAAGCTATGGGTTATGCTGCTTTTAGTAGTGAAAACCCTAGTACTCAAATAactgatcttcttttgtttggtaATAATTTGCCTTCTGATTTAGTTGCAAAAACTACTTTACTTGATCTTGCTCAAGTCAAGAAGTTAAAGGCTCAGTTTGGTGGAAGTGGTTAG
- the LOC123892148 gene encoding uncharacterized protein LOC123892148 — MASSSNPQPSINTVSPIGNLRDFVKYKEDVGNVKFDDLTIIEEKRVNLEGFARNGFDFDRIFDGQGWKNYFNMLEGPYNAGLVKEFWIKAEVFDSQAAANEVVKLVDKNPSLAGKTRRELGLEPYTEPIIMTNVNGVELKIKREHIALLLDVRNKGKRISMFDKDSSLKDKVTEEIFIPNPAEYKAPYLKTAYKVLFRILINNMLFRQGGVDTISWEHRHLLYFLNKDMPVNLPDILFSTLCKAIQKTVFNESPKVIYPRLIGELLHQTLICRVMRRIYPGSFDSDTYLKLFDHKFLVNAHIVPKEKFIRVDSARIPYQEHLLTNGFPIISEADNEEVIQNFLEKVYAETNVRIPRSAVPPAPDMDEPIRRVKRKAKEPADPPAKKKAAVKKGGGSSQPAVKIVNSAVEEIPEAVKESVQADIPVSSCLPESSDKRPSCPKPTPKKFPTPYLLRNKHNTIDPEYLFDQLSKDFVDFLNMQDWQFIFPSDVDKKVLEMSTKFKDALEELGSVVKKVTAGRGMSLVEEIVKRMETAVPLRIENKEPETMDTEEDDHNRAEITLSPFLDRGKAAIVDTTPPSSPDGSPFRPSAATNAEVFARLDLQDARIASLAETQQTLLATQQTLLKDSQEQKEVNNNIQNSMAQILDFIKNSYPPPKP; from the coding sequence ATGGCCTCCTCCTCAAATCCTCAACCTTCTATCAACACTGTGTCACCGATTGGGAACCTAAGGGACTTTGTTAAGTACAAAGAGGACGTAGGAAACGTCAAGTTCGACGATTTAACAATTATCGAAGAGAAAAGGGTTAATTTGGAAGGGTTTGCTCGGAATGGATTTGATTTTGACAGAATCTTCGACGGTCAAGGGTGGAAAAACTACTTCAACATGCTTGAAGGACCGTATAATGCTGGTTTGGTTAAAGAATTTTGGATCAAGGCAGAAGTTTTTGATAGTCAAGCTGCTGCAAATGAAGTGGTAAAGTTGGTTGATAAAAACCCTTCTCTCGCTGGGAAAACGAGAAGGGAACTTGGTTTAGAACCATACACTGAACCCATTATCATGACTAATGTTAATGGGGTTGAACTGAAAATCAAGAGAGAACATATTGCTCTTCTTCTGGATGTTAGAAACAAAGGAAAGAGGATCTCCATGTTTGACAAGGACAGCAGTTTAAAGGATAAAGTTACTGAAGAAATCTTCATCCCTAATCCTGCTGAGTACAAGGCTCCGTATCTCAAAACTGCTTACAAGGTACTGTTCCGTATTCTCATCAACAACATGCTGTTTAGACAAGGTGGTGTAGATACCATATCTTGGGAACATAGACATCTCCTTTACTTCTTGAATAAGGACATGCCTGTAAACCTACCTGATATTCTGTTCAGTACCTTATGTAAAGCCATTCAGAAGACTGTTTTCAATGAAAGCCCAAAGGTCATTTATCCTAGACTTATAGGAGAGTTGCTGCATCAAACCTTGATTTGTAGAGTTATGCGAAGGATCTATCCAGGATCTTTTGATTCTGATACTTATCTCAAGCTTTTTGATCATAAGTTCCTTGTCAACGCTCACATCGTGCCTAAAGAAAAATTTATAAGGGTGGACTCAGCACGTATACCCTATCAGGAGCATCTGTTGACCAACGGTTTTCCCATTATCTCAGAAGCTGACAATGAAGAGGTTATTCAGAACTTTCTGGAAAAGGTATATGCTGAAACCAATGTAAGAATTCCAAGATCTGCTGTACCTCCTGCACCAGATATGGATGAACCAATCAGAAGAGTCAAGAGAAAGGCTAAGGAGCCTGCTGATCCTCCTGCGAAGAAGAAAGCTGCTGTTAAGAAGGGTGGTGGAAGTTCTCAACCTGCTGTGAAGATTGTGAATTCTGCTGTTGAGGAAATACCAGAAGCTGTGAAAGAATCTGTTCAAGCTGACATTCCTGTTAGTTCATGTCTACCAGAATCTTCTGATAAAAGGCCTTCCTGTCCAAAACCAACTCCCAAGAAATTTCCAACTCCCTATCTCCTTCGCAACAAACATAACACTATTGACCCTGAGTATCTCTTTGATCAGTTAAGTAAAGACTTTGTTGATTTCCTGAATATGCAAGATTGGCAGTTTATCTTTCCATCTGATGTGGACAAAAAGGTTCTTGAAATGTCTACAAAGTTCAAAGATGCTCTTGAGGAGCTTGGGTCTGTTGTGAAGAAGGTGACTGCTGGCAGAGGCATGTCACTGGTGGAAGAAATTGTTAAACGCATGGAGACTGCTGTTCCTCTTCGTATTGAGAACAAAGAGCCTGAGACTATGGATACTGAAGAAGATGATCATAATAGGGCTGAGATTACTCTTTCTCCATTCTTGGATAGAGGCAAAGCTGCAATTGTTGACACTACTCCTCCTTCCTCTCCTGATGGTTCTCCTTTCAGACCCTCTGCTGCAACCAATGCTGAAGTCTTTGCTCGTTTGGATTTACAAGATGCACGGATTGCATCACTGGCTGAAACTCAACAAACCCTGCTTGCCACTCAACAAACCTTGCTGAAAGATTCTCAGGAACAGAAGGAGGTGAACAACAACATTCAGAACTCCATGGCTCAAATTCTGGACTTCATCAAGAACTCTTACCCCCCACCTAAACCCTAG
- the LOC123888701 gene encoding phosphate transporter PHO1 homolog 10-like has product MKFGKEFVSQMVPEWQEAYMNYISLKSILKDMLKFKAENEPKAPMASTPKGSLKRRLTLYRAFSGLNGKQRHSPSSKSEDEVILIRSEEGEDDSKGLYKTMFLKPYEDGAEKDLVFFRKLDFEFNKVNAFYKKMMKEVVGEAEELSKQINFLIALRIKVDKVGFGNLDNSGNSSSTSTMNLVNDVKHGHSNIHMDVIHEVEMSNESHFINDKDGNYVAQTNSKTNSIEGFRPASLQILDHVKINVITPETPVSTIKGLLLSSKSDKTFDKKELKKADEQLSTALKEFYHKLRLLKRYSFLNLLAFSKIMKKYDKVSSRNASKDYLKMVDSSYVGSSDEVNRLIERVEHAFIKHFANGNHRKGMNTLRPTAKRERHRKTFLLGLLTGCSIALIVALILLVLARDILDSIHGTEYMENIFPLYSLFGYIVLHMIVYSGNTYFWRRFKINYPFIFGFKEGTELGYREVFLLSSGLAVLSLAGALSNLYMEMDKKTENYQSFTELVPLGLVIVVLVITFCPFNIIYKSSRFFLIKCAFHSICAPLYKVHFPDNFLADQLTSQVQTFRSLEFYVYYYFLGYYKDRSTKFISELSPNKNSIGESHKYKTFYLIVAIIPFWIRFLQCLRRLLLEERNMMHGLNGLKYISTIVALTMRTIDDQFNERKLVVWTILAASSSGIATIVNTYWDIVIDWGLLRRNSRNPWLRDKLSVPYKSVYFVAMVLNVILRLAWMQSVLGIKETPFLHKTAMTAFVACLEILRRGIWNFFRMENEHLNNVGKYRAFKSVPLPFNYQDDDEESSDT; this is encoded by the exons atGAAGTTTGGAAAAGAATTTGTGTCACAAATGGTGCCAGAATGGCAAGAAGCATATATGAATTACATCTCTCTAAAATCTATTCTAAAAGACATGTTAAAGTTTAAAGCTGAAAATGAACCAAAAGCACCAATGGCATCAACACCAAAAGGATCATTGAAAAGAAGGTTAACTCTCTATAGAGCTTTTAGTGGTCTTAATGGTAAACAAAGACATTCTCCTTCAAGTAAGAGTGAAGATGAAGTTATACTTATTCGTTCCGAAGAAGGCGAAGATGATTCAAAAGGGTTGTATAAAACAATGTTTTTAAAGCCTTATGAAGATGGAGCAGAAAAAGATCTTGTGTTTTttagaaaacttgattttgagTTTAATAAGGTTAATGCATTTTataagaagatgatgaaggaagTTGTTGGTGAAGCTGAGGAGTTAAGCAAGcaaataaattttcttattgCTCTTAGAATAAAGGTGGATAAGGTTGGGTTTGGAAATCTTGATAACAGTGGAAACTCTTCTTCAACTTCCACTATGAATCTTGTAAATGATGTCAAACATG GCCACTCAAATATACACATGGATGTGATTCATGAAGTTGAGATGAGCAATGAAAGTCATTTTATAAATGATAAAGATGGAAATTATGTTGCACAAACCAATTCTAAGACTAATTCCATAGAGGGATTTAGACCAGCTTCTCTACAGATCCTTGATCATGTGAAGATCAATGTGATCACACCAGAAACTCCTGTGTCAACCATAAAAGGTCTTCTCTTAAGTTCAAAATCTGACAAAACATTTGACAAGAAAGAGCTTAAGAAAGCAGATGAGCAACTTAGCACTGCCTTAAAAGAGTTTTATCATAAGCTAAGGCTTCTAAAAAGATACAG CTTCTTAAATTTATTGGCATTCTCTAAAATCATGAAGAAGTATGATAAG GTCAGTTCAAGAAATGCATCAAAAGATTACTTAAAGATGGTTGATAGTTCTTATGTTGGCAGCTCAGATGAGGTTAATAGACTGATTGAAAGGGTGGAACATGCCTTCATTAAGCACTTTGCAAATGGGAATCATAGAAAAGGAATGAACACATTGCGGCCAACCGCGAAGAGGGAACGACATCGAAAAACATTCTTATTAG GACTATTAACTGGCTGCTCAATTGCCCTAATTGTAGCACTAATTTTACTGGTACTTGCAAGAGATATTTTAGATTCTATACATGGAACTGAATATATGGAAAATATATTTCCACTTTATAG TCTCTTTGGATACATCGTCTTGCACATGATCGTCTACTCTGGAAATACATACTTTTGGAGGCGTTTTAAGATCAACTATCCATTTATATTTGGATTCAAGGAAGGAACAGAGTTAGGTTACAGAGAAGTGTTTCTTCTTAGCTCTGGCCTTGCAGTACTTTCTTTGGCTGGTGCTCTCTCAAACTTATATATGGAGATGgataaaaaaacagaaaattatCAATCATTTACAGAATTAGTGCCTTTAGGACTTGTCATA GTGGTGCTTGTCATAACATTTTGTCCCTTCAATATCATATATAAATCCAGCCGCTTCTTCCTAATTAAATGTGCATTTCATTCAATTTGTGCTCCTCTCTACAAG GTCCACTTTCCAGATAATTTCTTGGCAGATCAGCTTACCAGCCAg GTGCAAACATTTAGAAGTTTGGAATTCTATGTTTACTACTATTTTTTGGGGTACTACAAGGATAGATCAACCAAATTCATTAGTGAATTGTctccaaataaaaattccattGGTGAAAGTCACAAATATAAAACATTCTATTTAATTGTTGCTATTATTCCATTCTGGATCCGTTTTCTTCAG TGTCTTCGAAGATTATTACTTGAAGAAAGAAATATGATGCATGGTCTCAATGGACTAAAGTACATATCAACAATAGTTGCACTTACAATGAGGACTATTGATGATCAGtttaatgaaagaaaattagTGGTTTGGACAATTCTTGCTGCAAGTTCTTCAGGCATTGCAACAATTGTTAATACTTATTGGGATATTGTGATTGATTGGGGTTTGCTTAGAAGAAATTCAAGAAATCCATGGTTAAGAGATAAACTTTCTGTACCATACAAAAGTGTATATTTTGTTGCTATG GTGTTGAATGTTATACTTAGGCTTGCATGGATGCAATCTGTTTTAGGCATTAAGGAAACTCCATTCCTGCATAAAACAGCTATGACTGCTTTTGTAGCTTGCTTGGAGATCCTTCGTCGTGGAATTTGGAACTTTTTCAG GATGGAGAATGAGCATTTGAACAATGTTGGAAAGTATAGGGCATTCAAGTCAGTACCTCTTCCTTTCAATTAtcaagatgatgatgaagagaGCTCGGATacataa